The DNA region TATTCACCTCAGAAAATGAGGTTAGTGGCTGATTTAATCCGTGGAAAAAGTGTAGAAGATGCTTTGAATATTCTTAAATATCAAAGCAGGAAAGCCTATGCAACGGTGCTGGAAAAACTGCTGATTTCAGCTATTCATAACTACAGAAATATTAATGAAGACAGCAGGATTGAAGAAAGCGAACTTTTCATTTCCAAACTGATGATTGACAATGGAAGCATGCTGAAACGTTTACGTCCTGCTCCTCAGGGAAGGGGCTACCGTGTCAGGAAACGCTCTCATCATATCACACTCGAAATTCAGTCTTATAATGAAAATGATTATACGATTGAAGAACAAAATGAAAATATTGACGAAAACATTCAGGAAAATATAGCAGAATAATTTATGGGACAAAAAGTAAATCCGATAGCATTACGACTTGGTTTTATCAGGGGATGGGAATCAAACTGGTATGGCGAAAAAGATTTTGCCGCAAAACTTATGGAAGACCATCAGATCAGACAATATGTCAATGCACGTTTGTCGAAGGGTGGTATTGCCAGAATAGTAATTGAAAGAACATTAAAAAGAATTACTGTAACCATTCATACCTCCCGTCCGGGACTGGTCATCGGAAAGGGTGGCAACGAAGTTGATAAACTCAAGGAAGAATTAAAAAAGCTTACAAATAAAGACGTACAGATCAATATTTACGAAATAAGAAGACCGGAGCTTGAAGCCCAGCTGGTAGCAGAAAATATTGCTTCACAAATCAGGGCAAGGATGAGCTACAGAAGAGCCATGAAAATGGCAGTGGCTTCAACCATGAGAGTCGGAGCGCAGGGAATAAAAATTAAATGTTCGGGAAGATTGGGGGGCGCTGAAATGGCAAGGACTGAAGAATATAAAGAAGGACGTATTCCTCTTCATACTTTCAGATCCGACATTGACTATGCCCATGTCGATTCGCAGACCATCTACGGAACAATAGGTGTAAAAGTATGGATATGCAAAGGAGAGGTTTTCGGAAGAAGAGACCTTTCAATGAACTTTGGCGTTTCGACAGATAAGACGAGAAAAGCTCCCAAAAGATTAGGACAGAGAAAAAGAAAGTAAGTGAACTGAAAAATTAACAGAAATGTTACAGCCAAAAAAATCAAAATTCAGAAAGGTACAGAAAGGCAGGATAAAAGGCGTTGCCATCAAAGGTGCTGAAATAGCATACGGCAGCTTTGGATTAAAAGGACTTGAGCCGGCACGTATCACTTCAAATCAGATTGAAGCAGCCCGTATTGCCATCAACCGTTATCTGAAAAGAGAAGGGAAAATGTGGATACGCCTGTTCCCCGACAAGCCAATTACCAAAAAACCTGCTGAAGTCAGGATGGGAAAAGGAAAAGGAAATCCTGAGTATTGGGTAGCTGTATGCAAGCCTGGGAAAATAATTTTTGAGATAGAAGGCGTTTCTTACCAACTGGCTAAAAGAGCGCTCGAACTGGGTGCACAAAAACTGCCCCTTGCTACTAAAGTAGTAGTCAGAAAAGATTATGTAGAAGAAAACGTATAAAAGAGCCGGAGTTATGAAATACAAGGAAATACAGGATCTGACCAATAAGGAATTAAAAGACCTGATAGAAGAAGAACAGATTCGCTATGTAAAAATGAAGCTGACACATAAAATTTCTCCTCTTGACAATCCGATGAAAATCAGGGAAACAAGAAGAAAAATAGCCAGACTGAAGACAGAATTGAGAATCCGGCAATTAAATGAAAATAAATAAAGCATGGAACAAGCATTAGTTGAAAGGAACAGCAGAAAGGTTGTAACAGGAAAGGTTGTTAGCAACAAAGCCGACAAAACCGTTATCGTTGCAGTTGAAAGACGCGTAATACATCCGAAATATAAAAAGACCATCAGGAAAACATCCCGCTACATGGCACACGATGAAGACAATGAATGCGGAATTGGAGACTTTGTCATGCTGATGGAAACCCGGCCTTTAAGCAAGAGAAAAAGATGGCGTTTGGTAAAAATAGTAGAAAAAGCCAAGTAAAATGATACAGAAAGAAACCAGATTAAATGTCGCTGACAATAGTGGTGCAAAAGAAGTTCTTTGCATCAATGTGTTAGGAGGAACACGCAGAAGATATGCAAGAGTGGGCGATTTAATTACCGTTACTGTTAAATCAGCAATTCCCACCAGCAACATTAAAAAAGGTACGGTATCTTTAGCTGTTGTGGTCAGAACAAGAAAAGAACACAGGAGAAAAGACGGAAGCTACATCAGGTTTGACGACAATGCCTGTGTGTTGCTCAACAATGCTAAAGAGCCGGTTGCTACCAGGATTTTTGGCCCGGTTGCCAGAGAGTTGCGTGACAAACAATTCATGAAAATAGTTTCATTAGCCCCTGAAGTTGTATAAGTTATGAAAAAGGATAGAATAGATTACAAGCCGAAGATTAAAAAAGGTGATACCGTAATGGTCATCTCAGGCAACTACAAAGGTAAAACAGGCAGAGTACTTGAAGTAATTTACAAGGAAGAAAGAGCCATTGTTGAGGGGATCAACATTATTTCCAAACATACAAAACCAAATCAGAAAAATACTGAAGGTGGCATTATCAAAAAGGAAGCCCCGATACATTTATCAAAACTCATGGTGGTCGATCCGAAAACCAATCAACCAACACGGGTTGGCAGAAAGTTGAACGAAAAAAATATTTTGGTCAGGTATTCAAAAAAATCAGGGGAGGTAATTGACAAATGAACTACATACCTAACTATAAAAAGAAGTATTTAGAGGAAGTTATTCCGGTATTAAAGGAAAAGCTGGGCTATAAAAACACTATTCAGGTGCCTAAGCTGGAAAAAATTTCCATTAATCAGGGTGTAAATGGTGCTGTGGCAGATAAAAAACTGGTTGACAAGGCAGTGGAAGAGTTGACTCTGATTGCCGGTCAAAAAGCAGTTCCAACTTATGCCAGAAAATCTATCTCAAACTTCAAACTTCGTCAGGGAATGCCTATAGGTGTTAAAGTTACGCTCAGGGGCGACCGCATGTGGGAATTTCTTGAACGTCTGATTTGCATTGCCTTACCTCGTGTACGCGACTTCAGGGGAATAAACGATGCAGGCTTCGATGGAAGAGGAAATTATACGTTTGGCATTACTGAACAAATCATTTTCCCCGAAATTGACCTCGACAAAGTGTCAAAAATCAACGGACTCGACATCACCTTTGTTACCTCTGCAAAAACAGACAAAGAAGCTTATGTATTACT from Sphingobacteriales bacterium includes:
- the rplV gene encoding 50S ribosomal protein L22, with amino-acid sequence MKTTAHLKNVPYSPQKMRLVADLIRGKSVEDALNILKYQSRKAYATVLEKLLISAIHNYRNINEDSRIEESELFISKLMIDNGSMLKRLRPAPQGRGYRVRKRSHHITLEIQSYNENDYTIEEQNENIDENIQENIAE
- the rpsC gene encoding 30S ribosomal protein S3, translated to MGQKVNPIALRLGFIRGWESNWYGEKDFAAKLMEDHQIRQYVNARLSKGGIARIVIERTLKRITVTIHTSRPGLVIGKGGNEVDKLKEELKKLTNKDVQINIYEIRRPELEAQLVAENIASQIRARMSYRRAMKMAVASTMRVGAQGIKIKCSGRLGGAEMARTEEYKEGRIPLHTFRSDIDYAHVDSQTIYGTIGVKVWICKGEVFGRRDLSMNFGVSTDKTRKAPKRLGQRKRK
- the rplP gene encoding 50S ribosomal protein L16, with the protein product MLQPKKSKFRKVQKGRIKGVAIKGAEIAYGSFGLKGLEPARITSNQIEAARIAINRYLKREGKMWIRLFPDKPITKKPAEVRMGKGKGNPEYWVAVCKPGKIIFEIEGVSYQLAKRALELGAQKLPLATKVVVRKDYVEENV
- the rpmC gene encoding 50S ribosomal protein L29 codes for the protein MKYKEIQDLTNKELKDLIEEEQIRYVKMKLTHKISPLDNPMKIRETRRKIARLKTELRIRQLNENK
- the rpsQ gene encoding 30S ribosomal protein S17 translates to MEQALVERNSRKVVTGKVVSNKADKTVIVAVERRVIHPKYKKTIRKTSRYMAHDEDNECGIGDFVMLMETRPLSKRKRWRLVKIVEKAK
- the rplN gene encoding 50S ribosomal protein L14 — encoded protein: MIQKETRLNVADNSGAKEVLCINVLGGTRRRYARVGDLITVTVKSAIPTSNIKKGTVSLAVVVRTRKEHRRKDGSYIRFDDNACVLLNNAKEPVATRIFGPVARELRDKQFMKIVSLAPEVV
- the rplX gene encoding 50S ribosomal protein L24, with the translated sequence MKKDRIDYKPKIKKGDTVMVISGNYKGKTGRVLEVIYKEERAIVEGINIISKHTKPNQKNTEGGIIKKEAPIHLSKLMVVDPKTNQPTRVGRKLNEKNILVRYSKKSGEVIDK
- the rplE gene encoding 50S ribosomal protein L5, which produces MNYIPNYKKKYLEEVIPVLKEKLGYKNTIQVPKLEKISINQGVNGAVADKKLVDKAVEELTLIAGQKAVPTYARKSISNFKLRQGMPIGVKVTLRGDRMWEFLERLICIALPRVRDFRGINDAGFDGRGNYTFGITEQIIFPEIDLDKVSKINGLDITFVTSAKTDKEAYVLLSELGLPFKNKNQE